In a single window of the Bos taurus isolate L1 Dominette 01449 registration number 42190680 breed Hereford chromosome 23, ARS-UCD2.0, whole genome shotgun sequence genome:
- the GCM1 gene encoding chorion-specific transcription factor GCMa isoform X1, with amino-acid sequence MEPENADSADKELSWDINDMKLPQNVKKTDWFQEWPDAYEKHIYSSDDRNAQRHLSSWAMRNTNNHNSRILKKSCLGVVVCGRDCSVAEGRKVYLRPAICDKARQKQQRKRCPNCDGPLKLIPCRGHGGFPVTNFWRHDGRFIFFQSKGEHDHPKPETKLEAEARRAVKKTHSASSSVSSKLKQSPEIKPLPGETQSWENLTWSFQEAVQLPPGYSGHVIGYTPQQKAWNDGSSFTESYGLGGTSELANLTPTLGPPQLYDKWDLSHSRVSSSGDLLQPSISGVFSDYSDLQTWNKNVALGRSPLNDNSCPSYPFPLTSWPYDFSPSQSSSEPFHQPVPVEPPAVKSSYPPIWPNQGGELYEEKVPVDFNSYHPPTTCHSPQEDPLLLTHTSQPYHQYALPGKSNKWDFDEEMGCLGLDHCNNEMLLNLCPLR; translated from the exons ATGGAACCTGAGAACGCGGATTCTGCAGACAAAGAACTAAGCTGGGATATTAATGATATGAAGCTGCCACAG AACGTGAAAAagacagactggttccaggagTGGCCCGATGCCTACGAGAAACACATCTACAGCTCCGACGACAGGAACGCACAGCGCCACCTGAGCAGCTGGGCCATGCGCAACACCAACAACCACAACTCCCGCATCCTCAAGAAGTCCTGCCTGGGCGTGGTGGTGTGCGGCCGCGACTGCTCGGTCGCCGAGGGCCGCAAGGTCTACCTGAGGCCAGCCATCTGCGACAAGGCCCGGCAGAAGCAGCAGA GAAAACGCTGTCCCAACTGCGACGGGCCCCTGAAGCTCATTCCCTGCCGGGGCCACGGGGGCTTTCCCGTCACCAACTTCTGGAGGCACGACGGACGCTTCATATTTTTCCAG TCAAAGGGAGAGCATGACCATCCAAAGCCAGAAACCAAATTGGAAGCCGAGGCCAGAAGAGCAGTGAAGAAAACGCACTCGGCATCTTCCTCAGTCTCCTCGAAGCTGAAACAGAGCCCAGAGATAAAG CCTCTTCCAGGTGAAACACAAAGTTGGGAAAATTTAACTTGGTCTTTCCAGGAAGCTGTCCAACTGCCTCCTGGTTACAGCGGACACGTGATAGGTTACACTCCCCAGCAGAAAGCATGGAATGACGGCTCATCCTTCACCGAGAGCTATGGTTTGGGGGGTACCTCTGAGCTGGCAAACCTCACTCCCACTCTGGGCCCCCCTCAGCTCTACGACAAATGGGATTTGTCCCACAGTCGGGTCTCCAGCAGTGGAGACCTGCTCCAGCCCTCCATCTCTGGAGTCTTCTCTGATTACAGTGATCTGCAGACATGGAATAAGAATGTGGCTTTGGGACGAAGTCCTCTGAATGACAATAGTTGCCCCAGTTACCCGTTTCCTCTGACCAGCTGGCCCTACGACTTCTCCCCTTCCCAGAGCTCTTCAGAACCCTTCCACCAGCCGGTTCCAGTGGAACCACCAGCAGTCAAATCCAGCTATCCACCCATATGGCCAAATCAAGGGGGTGAACTTTATGAAGAGAAGGTGCCTGTGGATTTTAACAGCTACCACCCTCCCACCACATGCCATTCACCCCAGGAAGACCCTCTTCTCCTCACCCACACCTCTCAGCCTTATCATCAATATGCCCTGCCTGGCAAGAGCAACAAATGGGATTTTGATGAAGAAATGGGGTGCCTGGGTTTGGATCACTGCAACAATGAGATGCTTCTAAACCTCTGTCCTTTAAGATGA
- the GCM1 gene encoding chorion-specific transcription factor GCMa yields the protein MEPENADSADKELSWDINDMKLPQNVKKTDWFQEWPDAYEKHIYSSDDRNAQRHLSSWAMRNTNNHNSRILKKSCLGVVVCGRDCSVAEGRKVYLRPAICDKARQKQQRKRCPNCDGPLKLIPCRGHGGFPVTNFWRHDGRFIFFQSKGEHDHPKPETKLEAEARRAVKKTHSASSSVSSKLKQSPEIKPLPGETQSWENLTWSFQEAVQLPPGYSGHVIGYTPQQKAWNDGSSFTESYGLGGTSELANLTPTLGPPQLYDKWDLSHSRVSSSGDLLQPSISGVFSDYSDLQTWNKNVALGRSPLNDNSCPSYPFPLTSWPYDFSPSQSSS from the exons ATGGAACCTGAGAACGCGGATTCTGCAGACAAAGAACTAAGCTGGGATATTAATGATATGAAGCTGCCACAG AACGTGAAAAagacagactggttccaggagTGGCCCGATGCCTACGAGAAACACATCTACAGCTCCGACGACAGGAACGCACAGCGCCACCTGAGCAGCTGGGCCATGCGCAACACCAACAACCACAACTCCCGCATCCTCAAGAAGTCCTGCCTGGGCGTGGTGGTGTGCGGCCGCGACTGCTCGGTCGCCGAGGGCCGCAAGGTCTACCTGAGGCCAGCCATCTGCGACAAGGCCCGGCAGAAGCAGCAGA GAAAACGCTGTCCCAACTGCGACGGGCCCCTGAAGCTCATTCCCTGCCGGGGCCACGGGGGCTTTCCCGTCACCAACTTCTGGAGGCACGACGGACGCTTCATATTTTTCCAG TCAAAGGGAGAGCATGACCATCCAAAGCCAGAAACCAAATTGGAAGCCGAGGCCAGAAGAGCAGTGAAGAAAACGCACTCGGCATCTTCCTCAGTCTCCTCGAAGCTGAAACAGAGCCCAGAGATAAAG CCTCTTCCAGGTGAAACACAAAGTTGGGAAAATTTAACTTGGTCTTTCCAGGAAGCTGTCCAACTGCCTCCTGGTTACAGCGGACACGTGATAGGTTACACTCCCCAGCAGAAAGCATGGAATGACGGCTCATCCTTCACCGAGAGCTATGGTTTGGGGGGTACCTCTGAGCTGGCAAACCTCACTCCCACTCTGGGCCCCCCTCAGCTCTACGACAAATGGGATTTGTCCCACAGTCGGGTCTCCAGCAGTGGAGACCTGCTCCAGCCCTCCATCTCTGGAGTCTTCTCTGATTACAGTGATCTGCAGACATGGAATAAGAATGTGGCTTTGGGACGAAGTCCTCTGAATGACAATAGTTGCCCCAGTTACCCGTTTCCTCTGACCAGCTGGCCCTACGACTTCTCCCCTTCCCAGAGCTCTTCAGAA